A stretch of Lactuca sativa cultivar Salinas chromosome 6, Lsat_Salinas_v11, whole genome shotgun sequence DNA encodes these proteins:
- the LOC111893494 gene encoding calcium sensing receptor, chloroplastic isoform X3, whose amino-acid sequence MKPDIYSEYLSKTDSEDVFAGINESLSALVCNTDTAISNTLKTITSSVEAASKGVNGAIDGSVNNLKLSVSSALSGLSNNSKGVSSKAGGIAVDGLRTVIVTVEELVSEGAMFLVYAYASAKDMLPPELQNVLNSSEDKAYGVLKPIGTTFQQVYVSIEGFERIIGIDPSDPIVPFVLLLGTSTTLWASYWILTYAGYAGDLSPKLAFELLKGKESVALIDVRPEDFRERDGIPDLRRTARFRYASVEYPEVDTGVKKLLKSGKDLDDALVAAVIRNLKVVQQGSKVIVMDADGTRSKGIARSLRKLGIKRPYLVQGGFRSWVQEGLRVKDPKPETTLTILNEEAEAILEGITPFQVIGYGMGFLATAFALLEWEKTLQFIAVAGIGQTIYRRIASYEDSNDFKRDVGQLVVPVKLGGQAISWAAAKLESNRNGLPTSPSSVNVQNRVLQAAAKHESQPPEQPQDSTPNPDLSEA is encoded by the exons ATGAAACCGGATATATATTCAGAATACCTTTCAAAAACAGATTCAGAGGATGTTTTTGCTGGAATAAATGAATCCCTTAGTGCCCTAGTTTGCAATACAGACACTGCTATTAGCAATACACTCAAAACAATCACTTCATCAGTAGAAGCTGCTTCAAAGGGTGTTAATGGTGCAATTGATGGTTCTGTTAATAACTTGAAGCTCTCTGTTAGTAGTGCATTGTCTGGATTATCAAATAACTCTAAGGGAGTATCAAGTAAAGCAGGAGGTATTGCTGTTGATGGGTTGAGAACTGTGATCGTCACAGTTGAGGAGTTGGTATCAGAAGGGGCCATGTTTTTGGTGTATGCTTATGCATCCGCCAAGGATATGCTCCCTCCAGAGCTCCAGAATGTGTTAAATTCTTCAGAAGATAAGGCATATGGTGTCTTGAAGCCTATTGGGACAACCTTTCAGCAGGTTTATGTTTCCATAGAGGGATTTGAGAGAATTATTGGCATTGATCCTAGTGATCCGATCGTCCCTTTTGTACTTTTGCTTGGAACATCAACCACTTTATG GGCTTCTTACTGGATCCTGACCTATGCTGGATATGCTGGAGACTTATCCCCAAAGTTGGCTTTTGAGCTGCTGAAAGGGAAAGAAAGTGTTGCACTAATTGATGTCCGGCCTGAG GATTTCAGAGAGAGAGATGGAATTCCTGATCTCCGAAGGACAGCTCGATTTCGATATGCTAGTGTGGAATATCCTGAG GTTGATACTGGTGTAAAAAAGTTACTCAAGAGTGGGAAAGATCTTGATGATGCATTGGTTGCTGCTGTCATTCGGAACTTGAAAGTTGTTCAA CAAGGGTCGAAGGTGATAGTGATGGACGCTGATGGTACTCGCTCCAAGGGAATCGCAAGATCGCTGAGGAAACTTGGGATTAAG AGACCATACTTGGTCCAAGGTGGGTTCCGTTCTTGGGTTCAGGAGGGTTTGCGTGTTAAAGATCCAAAACCTGAGACAACACTTACGATACTCAATGAg GAAGCTGAGGCTATTCTTGAGGGTATCACTCCATTCCAAGTTATCGGGTATGGCATG GGTTTTCTGGCAACTGCATTTGCATTGTTAG AGTGGGAGAAGACATTGCAATTCATTGCTGTTGCTGGCATTGGTCAG ACTATATATCGAAGGATTGCTTCTTACGAGGACTCTAACGATTTCAAGAGAGATGTGGG GCAACTTGTGGTCCCTGTTAAGTTGGGAGGGCAGGCGATTTCATGGGCGGCTGCGAAGCTGGAAAGTAATCGCAATGGTTTACCGACTTCGCCTTCCTCGGTAAATGTCCAGAACAGGGTACTGCAAGCTGCTGCCAAGCATGAATCTCAGCCACCTGAACAACCACAGGATTCAACACCAAACCCAGATCTCTCTGAagcataa
- the LOC111893494 gene encoding uncharacterized protein LOC111893494 isoform X1 encodes MLPVCSTIANCFSNSQVCLYGGCRHFSLSRKAFTVKCIIENDAKVHVQGLQQLNSLRFADQFIGKDRSLPRAFNLRNTVIATNIPDDPASASMKPDIYSEYLSKTDSEDVFAGINESLSALVCNTDTAISNTLKTITSSVEAASKGVNGAIDGSVNNLKLSVSSALSGLSNNSKGVSSKAGGIAVDGLRTVIVTVEELVSEGAMFLVYAYASAKDMLPPELQNVLNSSEDKAYGVLKPIGTTFQQVYVSIEGFERIIGIDPSDPIVPFVLLLGTSTTLWASYWILTYAGYAGDLSPKLAFELLKGKESVALIDVRPEDFRERDGIPDLRRTARFRYASVEYPEVDTGVKKLLKSGKDLDDALVAAVIRNLKVVQQGSKVIVMDADGTRSKGIARSLRKLGIKRPYLVQGGFRSWVQEGLRVKDPKPETTLTILNEEAEAILEGITPFQVIGYGMGFLATAFALLEWEKTLQFIAVAGIGQTIYRRIASYEDSNDFKRDVGQLVVPVKLGGQAISWAAAKLESNRNGLPTSPSSVNVQNRVLQAAAKHESQPPEQPQDSTPNPDLSEA; translated from the exons ATGCTGCCCGTTTGCTCCACCATTGCTaactgtttttcaaattcccag GTTTGTCTATATGGAGGGTGTAGACACTTCTCCTTGAGTCGCAAGGCATTCACAGTTAAATGCATCATCGAAAATGATGCCAAAGTTCATGTACAAGGACTTCAGCAGTTGAACTCTCTTAGATTTGCAGATCAATTCATTGGAAAAGATAGATCATTGCCCAGGGCTTTTAATCTGCGAAATACAGTTATTGCAACCAATATTCCAGATGATCCTGCATCTGCTTCCATGAAACCGGATATATATTCAGAATACCTTTCAAAAACAGATTCAGAGGATGTTTTTGCTGGAATAAATGAATCCCTTAGTGCCCTAGTTTGCAATACAGACACTGCTATTAGCAATACACTCAAAACAATCACTTCATCAGTAGAAGCTGCTTCAAAGGGTGTTAATGGTGCAATTGATGGTTCTGTTAATAACTTGAAGCTCTCTGTTAGTAGTGCATTGTCTGGATTATCAAATAACTCTAAGGGAGTATCAAGTAAAGCAGGAGGTATTGCTGTTGATGGGTTGAGAACTGTGATCGTCACAGTTGAGGAGTTGGTATCAGAAGGGGCCATGTTTTTGGTGTATGCTTATGCATCCGCCAAGGATATGCTCCCTCCAGAGCTCCAGAATGTGTTAAATTCTTCAGAAGATAAGGCATATGGTGTCTTGAAGCCTATTGGGACAACCTTTCAGCAGGTTTATGTTTCCATAGAGGGATTTGAGAGAATTATTGGCATTGATCCTAGTGATCCGATCGTCCCTTTTGTACTTTTGCTTGGAACATCAACCACTTTATG GGCTTCTTACTGGATCCTGACCTATGCTGGATATGCTGGAGACTTATCCCCAAAGTTGGCTTTTGAGCTGCTGAAAGGGAAAGAAAGTGTTGCACTAATTGATGTCCGGCCTGAG GATTTCAGAGAGAGAGATGGAATTCCTGATCTCCGAAGGACAGCTCGATTTCGATATGCTAGTGTGGAATATCCTGAG GTTGATACTGGTGTAAAAAAGTTACTCAAGAGTGGGAAAGATCTTGATGATGCATTGGTTGCTGCTGTCATTCGGAACTTGAAAGTTGTTCAA CAAGGGTCGAAGGTGATAGTGATGGACGCTGATGGTACTCGCTCCAAGGGAATCGCAAGATCGCTGAGGAAACTTGGGATTAAG AGACCATACTTGGTCCAAGGTGGGTTCCGTTCTTGGGTTCAGGAGGGTTTGCGTGTTAAAGATCCAAAACCTGAGACAACACTTACGATACTCAATGAg GAAGCTGAGGCTATTCTTGAGGGTATCACTCCATTCCAAGTTATCGGGTATGGCATG GGTTTTCTGGCAACTGCATTTGCATTGTTAG AGTGGGAGAAGACATTGCAATTCATTGCTGTTGCTGGCATTGGTCAG ACTATATATCGAAGGATTGCTTCTTACGAGGACTCTAACGATTTCAAGAGAGATGTGGG GCAACTTGTGGTCCCTGTTAAGTTGGGAGGGCAGGCGATTTCATGGGCGGCTGCGAAGCTGGAAAGTAATCGCAATGGTTTACCGACTTCGCCTTCCTCGGTAAATGTCCAGAACAGGGTACTGCAAGCTGCTGCCAAGCATGAATCTCAGCCACCTGAACAACCACAGGATTCAACACCAAACCCAGATCTCTCTGAagcataa
- the LOC111893494 gene encoding calcium sensing receptor, chloroplastic isoform X2 translates to MLPVCSTIANCFSNSQVCLYGGCRHFSLSRKAFTVKCIIENDAKVHVQGLQQLNSLRFADQFIGKDRSLPRAFNLRNTVIATNIPDDPASASMKPDIYSEYLSKTDSEDVFAGINESLSALVCNTDTAISNTLKTITSSVEAASKGVNGAIDGSVNNLKLSVSSALSGLSNNSKGVSSKAGGIAVDGLRTVIVTVEELVSEGAMFLVYAYASAKDMLPPELQNVLNSSEDKAYGVLKPIGTTFQQVYVSIEGFERIIGIDPSDPIVPFVLLLGTSTTLWASYWILTYAGYAGDLSPKLAFELLKGKESVALIDVRPEDFRERDGIPDLRRTARFRYASVEYPEVDTGVKKLLKSGKDLDDALVAAVIRNLKVVQQGSKVIVMDADGTRSKGIARSLRKLGIKRPYLVQGGFRSWVQEGLRVKDPKPETTLTILNEEAEAILEGITPFQVIGYGMGFLATAFALLEWEKTLQFIAVAGIGQTIYRRIASYEDSNDFKRDVG, encoded by the exons ATGCTGCCCGTTTGCTCCACCATTGCTaactgtttttcaaattcccag GTTTGTCTATATGGAGGGTGTAGACACTTCTCCTTGAGTCGCAAGGCATTCACAGTTAAATGCATCATCGAAAATGATGCCAAAGTTCATGTACAAGGACTTCAGCAGTTGAACTCTCTTAGATTTGCAGATCAATTCATTGGAAAAGATAGATCATTGCCCAGGGCTTTTAATCTGCGAAATACAGTTATTGCAACCAATATTCCAGATGATCCTGCATCTGCTTCCATGAAACCGGATATATATTCAGAATACCTTTCAAAAACAGATTCAGAGGATGTTTTTGCTGGAATAAATGAATCCCTTAGTGCCCTAGTTTGCAATACAGACACTGCTATTAGCAATACACTCAAAACAATCACTTCATCAGTAGAAGCTGCTTCAAAGGGTGTTAATGGTGCAATTGATGGTTCTGTTAATAACTTGAAGCTCTCTGTTAGTAGTGCATTGTCTGGATTATCAAATAACTCTAAGGGAGTATCAAGTAAAGCAGGAGGTATTGCTGTTGATGGGTTGAGAACTGTGATCGTCACAGTTGAGGAGTTGGTATCAGAAGGGGCCATGTTTTTGGTGTATGCTTATGCATCCGCCAAGGATATGCTCCCTCCAGAGCTCCAGAATGTGTTAAATTCTTCAGAAGATAAGGCATATGGTGTCTTGAAGCCTATTGGGACAACCTTTCAGCAGGTTTATGTTTCCATAGAGGGATTTGAGAGAATTATTGGCATTGATCCTAGTGATCCGATCGTCCCTTTTGTACTTTTGCTTGGAACATCAACCACTTTATG GGCTTCTTACTGGATCCTGACCTATGCTGGATATGCTGGAGACTTATCCCCAAAGTTGGCTTTTGAGCTGCTGAAAGGGAAAGAAAGTGTTGCACTAATTGATGTCCGGCCTGAG GATTTCAGAGAGAGAGATGGAATTCCTGATCTCCGAAGGACAGCTCGATTTCGATATGCTAGTGTGGAATATCCTGAG GTTGATACTGGTGTAAAAAAGTTACTCAAGAGTGGGAAAGATCTTGATGATGCATTGGTTGCTGCTGTCATTCGGAACTTGAAAGTTGTTCAA CAAGGGTCGAAGGTGATAGTGATGGACGCTGATGGTACTCGCTCCAAGGGAATCGCAAGATCGCTGAGGAAACTTGGGATTAAG AGACCATACTTGGTCCAAGGTGGGTTCCGTTCTTGGGTTCAGGAGGGTTTGCGTGTTAAAGATCCAAAACCTGAGACAACACTTACGATACTCAATGAg GAAGCTGAGGCTATTCTTGAGGGTATCACTCCATTCCAAGTTATCGGGTATGGCATG GGTTTTCTGGCAACTGCATTTGCATTGTTAG AGTGGGAGAAGACATTGCAATTCATTGCTGTTGCTGGCATTGGTCAG ACTATATATCGAAGGATTGCTTCTTACGAGGACTCTAACGATTTCAAGAGAGATGTGGGGTAA